The stretch of DNA AGGCCAGCTCACTTGTCCGGCCTGATTACCGTCAGATAGATGCTGCCGAGGTCAAAGCCTTCGGCGGATGGGTTGAGGTGCTGGATGAGTCGCACCGGGTCGTATTCACCTCGGGGCATAAGCAGGACGGACCTAACCAATATACAGACCCAGAACTGTACGAGCTGTTTTATGACAATGCTTCAGCAACCGAGAGCAAAGGGACGTACCGTTCATTAGCTCCACTGCGGACAGAGGACGGTCGCAGCTATCTGCTGCTCGTCCAGATTCCCGGCGGCTATTTCGAGAAAAGCCCGCAGCTGGTCGCGGCGAATGAGCAGCAGGTCTCAAGGCTTACGTCCCTTAGCCTGCGCGGCCTGCTCCTGTTCCTCCTGATCTTTGCGCTGAACGTCTGGCTGTACAGCCGCTGGACCGCCAAGAAGATCACCCGGCCGCTCGCAGAAATCTCGACCGGCATTCGTGAGGTTGCGCAGCGGAAATATCGCAAACGTCTGCATTTCAAATCCTACGTTGAATTCGAGCAGATTCAGCAGTCCTTCAATGAAATGGCAGAGCGCCTAGAGGCCTCCGAGGCGGCGAGGAAGGAATTGGAGCAGAGTCAGAAGCGGATGCTGCTGGATATCTCGCATGATCTGAAGACGCCGATTACTACGATTCAAGGCTATGCCGAAGCTCTCCAGCTTCAGCTGGTGGAGGATGAGCCTATGAGGGAACGATATATCCGGATGATTTATGACAAGTCACGGATCATCGCCCGGATGGTGAGTGCCTTCTTTGACTGGGCGAAGCTGGATAGCCCGGGCCTGACGCTGCGCAGCCAGCCCGGCGATATCGCTGAGTTCATGCGAGCCCTGGTGGCCGAATGGTATGAAGCCTTCGAGCAGAAGGGCTTAAGGCTCGATGTTAGCATCCCGGAGCAGAAGATCGAATTGCCCTTTGACCGAAACCTGCTGTACCGGGCGGTGGCCAATCTTCTGTCCAATGCCGTCCAATACAATTCCGCCGGAACCGAAGTCTCCGTCGGTCTCAGCAAAGAGCCGGACAGGCGCTGGGTCCGGCTGTGGGTCGCGGACCAGGGAAGCGGAATTCCCGAAGAGCTGCAGGCTACGATCTTCGAGCCCTTCGTGCGGGGGGATCTATCCCGCCGAAGCGATGGCGGTACCGGCCTGGGGCTGTCCATAGCCAGGCATATTGCCGAAGAGCATGGCGGAGAGCTACGGCTTGACACGGGCAAGGGCTGGACCCGGTTTGAGATCCTGCTACCTGAATAATCCCCATCTAAAAAGCCCACCAGAAAGGCGGCTAAAAGCCGCAGCTTCCCGGTGGGCTAAACGAAGTTACAAGAACGAACGGATCCGCTATGCATGCCAAGCGGATCCGTTCGTTCTATCTATATTAAAGGTTCGTTCCGGCCGGTACGAACCCGGAAATATCTACGCCCAAGGCTTGAGCTAGACGCATGCCATATTCCGCATCTGCACGGAAGAAATTGCAGATCGCGCGCAGCTGGATCTGCTCGTTCGTCTGGCTGAGGTCATTTACCAGATTGGCTATCAGATGAGCCTTCTCCTCTGCGGTGAAGCTGCGATACAGCTCGCCCGCCTGGGTGAAATCGTCCGTCTTCTCAATACGCTCCCGTCCGGCCTCACCTGCAAGCGGCATGACGCTGTCACGATAGGCTGGCGCTTCCTTGGGACTTGCCGAATCGCTGTTTGGCTCATAATTCACTGGCGATGGATCTTGATGAATATTCATCAATCCATCACGCTGATGGTTACGAACCGGCGCATACGGACAGTTAACCGGAATCTGCAAATAATTCGCGCCAAGCCGGTAACGCTGGGTGTCCGGGTAAGAGAACAGCCGGCCTTGCAGCAGCTTGTCTTCGGAAGGCTCAATGCCAGAAACTACGGCGCTTGGAGAGAATGCGGCCTGTTCCACCTCGGCAAAGACATTTTTCGGATTGCGGTTTAAGGTCATCGT from Paenibacillus sp. CAA11 encodes:
- a CDS encoding HAMP domain-containing sensor histidine kinase → MKSTGIYKALVRHYVIFSFILGLVFTLIYLLLYLTSNEIKTNAVEHIQASSLVRPDYRQIDAAEVKAFGGWVEVLDESHRVVFTSGHKQDGPNQYTDPELYELFYDNASATESKGTYRSLAPLRTEDGRSYLLLVQIPGGYFEKSPQLVAANEQQVSRLTSLSLRGLLLFLLIFALNVWLYSRWTAKKITRPLAEISTGIREVAQRKYRKRLHFKSYVEFEQIQQSFNEMAERLEASEAARKELEQSQKRMLLDISHDLKTPITTIQGYAEALQLQLVEDEPMRERYIRMIYDKSRIIARMVSAFFDWAKLDSPGLTLRSQPGDIAEFMRALVAEWYEAFEQKGLRLDVSIPEQKIELPFDRNLLYRAVANLLSNAVQYNSAGTEVSVGLSKEPDRRWVRLWVADQGSGIPEELQATIFEPFVRGDLSRRSDGGTGLGLSIARHIAEEHGGELRLDTGKGWTRFEILLPE